From the genome of Muricauda sp. SCSIO 64092, one region includes:
- a CDS encoding transketolase: MATISELEELVVQVRRDILRMVHKVNSGHPGGSLGCTEFFVTLYNEVMDLKEGFDMDGHGEDVFFLSNGHISPVFYSVLARRGYFPLEELNTFRLINSRLQGHPTTHEGLPGIRVASGSLGQGMSVALGAALAKKLNKDNHLVYSLHGDGELQEGQNWEAIMFAAAHKVDNLIATVDRNGQQIDGPTEKVMPLGDVPEKFRAFGWDVLEIENGNDLGQVIEGLKEAKQRTGKGKPVCIVMTTMMGNGVDFMMHTHAWHGKAPNDEQLETALAQNPETLGDY, translated from the coding sequence ATGGCAACGATTTCTGAATTGGAAGAACTGGTGGTTCAGGTAAGACGGGACATCTTAAGGATGGTCCATAAGGTAAATTCCGGTCATCCCGGGGGCTCTTTGGGTTGTACCGAGTTTTTTGTGACATTGTACAATGAAGTAATGGACCTGAAAGAAGGATTTGATATGGATGGGCATGGTGAAGATGTGTTTTTCCTTTCCAACGGTCACATTTCCCCGGTTTTCTATAGTGTACTGGCAAGGCGCGGTTATTTTCCTCTGGAGGAACTCAACACCTTTCGATTGATCAACTCAAGACTGCAGGGACACCCGACCACGCATGAGGGACTTCCCGGGATACGGGTGGCCAGTGGTTCCCTGGGTCAGGGAATGTCCGTTGCCCTGGGAGCGGCTTTGGCAAAAAAGCTGAACAAGGACAATCATCTGGTATACAGCCTTCATGGGGATGGGGAGTTGCAGGAAGGACAAAATTGGGAAGCCATTATGTTTGCTGCAGCACATAAAGTGGATAACCTCATTGCGACGGTAGATCGCAATGGGCAACAAATTGACGGTCCAACCGAAAAAGTGATGCCTTTGGGGGATGTTCCCGAAAAATTCAGGGCTTTTGGATGGGATGTCCTTGAAATTGAAAATGGAAACGATTTAGGGCAGGTCATCGAAGGATTAAAAGAGGCGAAACAAAGGACCGGAAAAGGAAAACCGGTCTGTATTGTGATGACCACAATGATGGGCAATGGTGTAGATTTTATGATGCATACCCATGCATGGCACGGGAAGGCCCCAAATGACGAACAATTGGAAACCGCATTGGCCCAAAACCCGGAAACCTTGGGCGACTACTAA
- a CDS encoding transketolase family protein: MTKYTDQGKKDTRSGFGAGMTELGRTNPNVVALCADLVGSLKIETFIDENPERFFQVGIAEANMMGIAAGLTIGGKIPFATTFANFATGRVYDQIRQSIAYSHKNVKICASHAGVTLGEDGATHQILEDIGLMKMLPGMTVINPCDFNQTKAATIAIAEHHGPVYLRFGRPKVANFTPVDQEFEIGKAVLLNEGTDVTIVATGHLVWEALLAAENLENQGISCEVINIHTIKPLDEKAILDSIGKTGCIVTAEEHNFLGGLGESVARTLALHQPTPQEFVATQDTFGESGTPDQLMEKYGLNNKAIEAAVLKVLKRK, translated from the coding sequence ATGACAAAATATACAGATCAAGGAAAGAAAGATACCCGCAGCGGTTTTGGTGCGGGGATGACGGAACTGGGAAGAACCAACCCAAATGTGGTCGCTTTATGTGCCGATTTGGTGGGATCGCTCAAGATCGAAACCTTTATCGACGAAAATCCGGAACGTTTTTTTCAAGTGGGAATTGCCGAGGCCAATATGATGGGGATTGCCGCAGGTTTAACGATTGGCGGAAAAATTCCCTTCGCCACTACTTTCGCCAATTTTGCGACAGGTAGGGTCTATGATCAAATTAGGCAGTCCATTGCCTACTCCCATAAAAATGTAAAGATCTGCGCCTCCCATGCCGGTGTTACCCTGGGTGAGGACGGAGCAACCCATCAAATCCTTGAGGATATCGGATTGATGAAAATGTTGCCCGGGATGACCGTGATCAATCCCTGTGATTTTAACCAAACCAAAGCGGCGACCATAGCCATTGCGGAACACCACGGGCCGGTCTACCTCCGTTTTGGTCGTCCCAAAGTGGCCAATTTTACCCCGGTGGACCAGGAGTTTGAAATAGGCAAGGCCGTACTATTGAATGAGGGAACGGATGTGACCATCGTAGCTACGGGACATTTGGTCTGGGAAGCATTGCTTGCGGCCGAAAATCTGGAAAACCAGGGCATTTCCTGTGAGGTCATCAACATACACACCATAAAACCCTTGGATGAAAAGGCCATTTTGGATTCCATAGGAAAAACGGGATGTATCGTTACCGCAGAGGAACATAATTTTCTTGGGGGACTGGGTGAAAGTGTGGCAAGAACCCTTGCACTCCATCAGCCTACACCTCAGGAGTTTGTGGCCACCCAGGACACCTTTGGGGAAAGTGGTACCCCGGACCAGCTCATGGAGAAGTACGGGCTCAACAATAAAGCCATTGAAGCCGCCGTTTTAAAAGTGTTGAAAAGAAAATAG
- a CDS encoding outer membrane beta-barrel protein: MRKTLLIVAAILVGYGLHAQAGSGFGIKAGLNYNGNGDYFNSVENAFENPDRNAGFHVGVYGKLGNRIYLRPELVYTSTTSGYDEGDLKIQKLDVPLLVGTKIIGPLHAFIGPSFQYILNSKFDDVTIDDIDNDLTLGFNLGAGVNLGKFGIDLRYERGFTENEISFINSNIVNVDDRVDTRPDQLILSFSLKL; the protein is encoded by the coding sequence ATGAGAAAAACACTTTTGATTGTAGCCGCTATTTTGGTAGGCTATGGACTGCATGCGCAAGCGGGATCGGGTTTTGGAATCAAGGCCGGATTGAACTACAATGGTAACGGTGATTACTTTAACTCTGTAGAAAATGCCTTTGAAAACCCTGATCGAAACGCCGGTTTCCACGTTGGGGTCTATGGAAAGTTGGGAAACAGGATCTATCTCAGGCCGGAATTGGTGTACACCAGTACCACATCCGGTTACGATGAAGGGGACCTGAAAATTCAAAAATTGGATGTGCCTTTGCTTGTGGGAACCAAGATCATTGGCCCCTTACATGCCTTTATCGGTCCATCCTTCCAATACATCCTTAACAGTAAATTTGACGATGTCACCATAGATGATATCGACAATGATCTGACCTTGGGTTTCAATCTTGGCGCCGGTGTCAACTTGGGAAAATTTGGCATCGATCTTAGATACGAAAGGGGATTTACTGAAAATGAGATCAGCTTTATCAACTCCAATATTGTCAATGTGGAT